In Dyella terrae, one DNA window encodes the following:
- a CDS encoding lipoate--protein ligase family protein, with amino-acid sequence MIRTHWSDHDWHLIHTEPQAPSLHMALDEVLTDEVASGQRPPTIRVWEWATSAVVIGRFQSLRNEVDSLAAERHGITVVRRISGGGAMFIEPGNTITYSIYAPLSLVEGMSFQQSYELMDAWVIDALGELGIRAWYQPLNDITSAGGKIAGAAQARRGNAVLHHVTMAYDIDAGKMLDVLRIGREKLSDKGTASAAKRVDPLRSQTGLPRDAIIQRMIDVFRRRYGLKDDALRSTELDRAGELARAKFATAAWTGEVA; translated from the coding sequence ATGATTCGCACGCACTGGAGCGATCACGACTGGCACCTGATCCACACCGAACCCCAAGCGCCATCGCTTCACATGGCACTGGATGAAGTGCTGACCGACGAGGTCGCATCGGGTCAGCGCCCACCCACGATCCGGGTGTGGGAATGGGCAACGTCAGCCGTAGTGATCGGTCGATTTCAATCCTTGCGCAATGAAGTGGACAGCCTCGCTGCCGAGCGTCACGGCATCACCGTCGTGCGGCGCATCAGCGGTGGCGGCGCCATGTTCATCGAGCCGGGCAACACCATTACCTATTCGATTTATGCACCGCTTTCGCTGGTCGAGGGGATGTCATTCCAGCAATCCTATGAGTTGATGGATGCCTGGGTCATCGACGCGCTGGGTGAGCTGGGCATACGCGCGTGGTATCAGCCGCTGAACGACATCACCTCCGCCGGCGGCAAGATCGCCGGCGCGGCGCAAGCGCGACGGGGCAATGCCGTCCTGCATCATGTGACGATGGCTTACGACATCGATGCCGGGAAAATGCTAGACGTGCTGCGCATTGGTCGCGAGAAGCTTTCGGACAAGGGCACCGCGAGCGCGGCCAAGCGCGTTGATCCCTTGCGCAGCCAGACCGGGCTTCCGCGCGATGCAATCATCCAGCGCATGATCGACGTCTTTCGTCGCCGCTATGGACTGAAGGACGATGCGCTGCGCTCTACCGAACTCGATCGTGCCGGTGAATTGGCACGGGCAAAATTCGCTACGGCCGCGTGGACGGGCGAAGTCGCATGA
- a CDS encoding biotin--protein ligase: MHGEYKMPGGKLVVVDLEVHVGRLQQVQVSGDFFLEPDTALDAINAALEGQPASAGEQALAMTIQQALAADVLMYGISPEAIAVAVRRALHPEAAA, translated from the coding sequence ATGCACGGCGAATACAAAATGCCCGGCGGAAAATTGGTGGTGGTGGACCTTGAGGTTCACGTCGGTCGCCTGCAGCAGGTGCAGGTGAGCGGTGACTTTTTCCTCGAGCCCGACACCGCCCTGGATGCCATCAATGCAGCGCTCGAAGGGCAACCGGCGAGCGCGGGCGAACAGGCATTGGCCATGACGATCCAGCAAGCCCTGGCGGCCGACGTGCTGATGTACGGCATCTCGCCCGAGGCCATCGCGGTCGCGGTGCGACGGGCCCTGCATCCGGAGGCCGCCGCATGA
- the parC gene encoding DNA topoisomerase IV subunit A: MNLQANYEQIPLKEYAERAYLDYSMYVVLDRALPFVGDGLKPVQRRIIYAMSELGLAATSKPKKSARTIGDVIGKFHPHGDTSCYEAMVLMAQPFSYRYPLVDGQGNFGSPDDPKSFAAMRYTESKLSPIAEALLGELGQGTVDWVANFDGTLEEPSWLPARVPHVLLNGSMGIAVGMATDIPPHNLREVSSACIRLLDDPDATVADLCEHIQGPDYPTEAEIITPRKELLAIYQTGNGSLRARAVYHVDDGNIVITALPHQVSPSKILEQIAAQMRAKKLPMVEDLRDESDHENPIRLVVVPRSNRVDAAEVMQHLFATTDLEKSFRVNLNMIGLDGRPQVKDLKRILSEWLSFRTATVTRRLEHRLAKVERRLHLLEGLRIAYLNLDEVIRIVRTEDEPRQVLMARFRLSEEQTDYILETKLRQLARLEEMKINAERDQLEEERARINVLLKSPAKLKGLIKEELRADAAKYGDDRRSPLVQRDAAQALDESALVASEPVTVVLSQKGWIRAAKGHDVDAEGLNYREGDSLLAAVKARTTQQVAVIDSTGRSYSTPAHTLPSARGNGEPLTGRFSPPSGASFDALTAGDNDTRLILATDFGYGFVTRFEALTGRNKAGKQIISLSDGARVLTPQVSADPARDRIVVVTTEGHLLMFSVAELPELDKGKGNKLIEIPKAKLGSGDERVAGVAVVTEGKGEVTLYAGQRKLTLRWSDLVEFGGNRATRGGVLPRGLRRVERIETTA, encoded by the coding sequence ATGAATCTGCAAGCCAATTACGAACAGATCCCGCTCAAGGAGTACGCCGAACGGGCGTACCTCGACTACTCCATGTACGTCGTGCTGGACCGTGCCCTGCCCTTCGTGGGCGACGGTCTCAAGCCCGTCCAGCGCCGCATCATCTACGCGATGAGCGAGCTGGGGCTGGCTGCCACGTCCAAGCCCAAGAAGTCCGCGCGCACCATCGGTGACGTGATCGGCAAATTCCATCCGCATGGCGATACCTCGTGCTACGAGGCCATGGTGCTGATGGCGCAGCCGTTTTCGTATCGCTATCCGCTGGTCGATGGCCAGGGCAACTTCGGTTCGCCGGACGACCCCAAGAGCTTCGCGGCGATGCGTTACACCGAGTCCAAGCTCAGCCCTATCGCCGAAGCGCTGCTGGGTGAGCTGGGCCAGGGCACGGTCGACTGGGTCGCCAACTTCGACGGCACGCTGGAAGAACCCAGCTGGCTGCCGGCGCGCGTGCCGCATGTGCTGCTCAATGGTTCGATGGGCATTGCCGTGGGCATGGCCACCGACATTCCGCCGCACAATCTTCGCGAAGTCAGCAGTGCCTGCATTCGCCTCCTCGACGACCCGGATGCCACCGTCGCCGACCTGTGCGAACACATCCAGGGTCCGGACTATCCGACCGAAGCGGAAATCATCACGCCACGCAAGGAGCTGCTGGCGATCTACCAGACCGGCAATGGTTCGCTGCGTGCCCGCGCCGTGTATCACGTCGACGACGGCAACATCGTCATCACCGCGCTGCCGCACCAGGTAAGCCCGTCGAAGATCCTCGAGCAGATCGCCGCGCAGATGCGCGCGAAGAAGCTGCCGATGGTCGAAGACCTGCGCGACGAGTCCGATCACGAAAACCCGATCCGCCTGGTGGTGGTGCCGCGTTCCAACCGCGTCGATGCGGCTGAAGTGATGCAGCACCTGTTCGCGACGACGGATCTCGAGAAGAGCTTCCGCGTCAACCTCAACATGATCGGCCTGGACGGTCGCCCGCAGGTCAAGGACCTCAAGCGCATCCTCTCCGAGTGGCTGAGCTTCCGTACCGCCACGGTCACGCGTCGCCTTGAACATCGTCTGGCCAAGGTCGAACGTCGCCTGCACCTGTTGGAAGGTCTGCGCATTGCCTACCTCAATCTCGATGAGGTGATCCGCATCGTCCGTACCGAAGACGAGCCCAGGCAAGTGCTGATGGCGCGCTTCAGGCTCAGCGAAGAGCAGACTGACTACATCCTCGAAACCAAGCTGCGCCAGTTGGCTCGCCTGGAAGAGATGAAGATCAATGCCGAGCGCGATCAGCTGGAAGAAGAGCGCGCACGCATCAATGTCCTGCTCAAGTCGCCGGCCAAGCTCAAGGGGCTGATCAAGGAAGAACTGCGCGCCGACGCCGCCAAGTACGGCGACGATCGCCGCTCGCCGCTGGTGCAGCGCGATGCCGCGCAGGCGCTCGACGAAAGCGCGCTGGTCGCCAGCGAGCCGGTCACCGTGGTGCTGAGCCAGAAGGGCTGGATCCGTGCTGCCAAGGGCCACGACGTCGATGCCGAAGGCCTCAACTATCGCGAAGGCGACAGCCTCCTCGCGGCGGTCAAGGCGCGTACGACGCAACAGGTCGCGGTCATCGACTCGACCGGCCGCAGTTACTCGACGCCCGCACACACGCTTCCGTCGGCCCGTGGCAACGGCGAGCCGCTCACCGGTCGCTTCAGCCCGCCGAGCGGCGCCAGCTTCGATGCACTGACCGCCGGCGACAACGACACGCGCCTGATCCTCGCCACCGACTTCGGCTACGGCTTCGTCACCCGCTTCGAAGCGCTGACGGGTCGCAACAAGGCCGGCAAGCAGATCATCAGCCTCTCCGACGGTGCACGCGTGCTCACGCCTCAGGTCAGCGCCGATCCGGCACGCGACCGCATCGTGGTCGTCACAACGGAAGGCCACCTGCTGATGTTCTCGGTCGCCGAATTGCCCGAACTCGACAAGGGCAAGGGCAACAAGCTGATCGAAATTCCGAAGGCCAAGCTTGGCTCCGGCGATGAGCGCGTCGCTGGCGTCGCCGTCGTCACCGAAGGCAAGGGTGAAGTGACGCTCTATGCCGGCCAGCGCAAGCTGACCCTGCGCTGGTCCGACCTGGTTGAATTCGGGGGCAATCGCGCCACGCGCGGTGGGGTGCTGCCGCGTGGCCTGCGCCGCGTTGAACGGATCGAAACGACAGCGTGA
- a CDS encoding lytic polysaccharide monooxygenase, with protein MKIQHAGSAALAAGLFAAVAGTAQAHGAVEFPIARQLQCLNDGGFWWPADGSGVPNAACRAAFQRSGNYPFTQYHEVAALTQDYRNPLAVRRQVPDGALCSAGDAKKAGLDAVSSAWHKTPITLENGKFRMLLLATAPHNPSYVEIYLSRPGYSAARSALRWDDLDLIHQASAPMPETIGGKKYYVYDVPVPAGRRGDAVVYTRWQREDPAGEGFYNCSDVTFEGGGTVPTFPWHEWGYFLGQGFAPKAGETVQFRVLGPSLSGKELVTESIAVTPDNAASHRWALELGARLNGIHGEQVRVGVRHGDDIHLDTRNVQANQVFLKDKDSSVSMSILSDDVPPVKPEPPVTPPGDYPKWPAGIGQYQSGDIVEGVDGKLWQCKPFPHGAWCNINAWAYTPGGKDVPPAEDQRAWRLAE; from the coding sequence GTGAAAATCCAACACGCAGGGTCCGCCGCATTGGCAGCGGGTTTGTTCGCTGCCGTGGCAGGTACTGCCCAGGCCCACGGTGCGGTCGAGTTTCCCATCGCCCGCCAGTTGCAATGCCTCAATGATGGCGGCTTCTGGTGGCCCGCCGACGGTTCGGGCGTGCCCAATGCCGCCTGCCGCGCAGCATTCCAGCGCTCGGGCAATTACCCGTTCACGCAGTATCACGAAGTGGCCGCCCTTACCCAGGACTATCGCAATCCGCTCGCGGTGCGACGCCAGGTGCCGGACGGTGCGTTGTGTTCGGCCGGAGACGCGAAGAAAGCCGGTCTCGACGCCGTCAGTTCGGCGTGGCACAAGACGCCGATCACGCTGGAGAACGGCAAGTTCCGCATGCTGTTGCTCGCCACGGCCCCGCACAACCCGTCGTATGTCGAGATCTACCTGAGCCGCCCCGGTTACTCCGCCGCACGAAGTGCTTTGCGCTGGGACGATCTGGACCTGATCCATCAGGCATCGGCACCGATGCCTGAAACCATTGGTGGCAAGAAGTACTACGTCTATGACGTGCCGGTGCCGGCAGGGCGCAGGGGGGATGCCGTGGTCTACACCCGCTGGCAGCGCGAGGATCCGGCCGGCGAAGGGTTCTACAACTGCAGCGACGTGACCTTTGAAGGCGGCGGTACCGTGCCGACGTTTCCCTGGCACGAGTGGGGCTACTTCCTTGGCCAGGGCTTTGCACCCAAAGCGGGTGAGACGGTGCAGTTCCGCGTGCTCGGACCCAGCCTGTCCGGCAAGGAGCTGGTAACCGAAAGCATCGCCGTGACGCCGGACAATGCAGCCAGCCATCGCTGGGCGCTCGAACTCGGTGCGCGACTGAACGGCATCCATGGCGAGCAGGTTCGCGTCGGCGTACGCCACGGCGATGACATCCATCTGGACACGCGCAACGTGCAGGCCAACCAGGTGTTCCTGAAGGACAAGGACAGCAGCGTGTCCATGTCGATCCTTTCCGACGACGTGCCGCCGGTGAAACCCGAGCCCCCGGTGACGCCGCCCGGCGACTATCCGAAGTGGCCCGCAGGCATCGGCCAGTATCAGTCAGGCGACATCGTGGAAGGCGTTGACGGAAAGTTGTGGCAGTGCAAGCCCTTCCCGCATGGCGCGTGGTGCAACATCAACGCGTGGGCGTATACGCCCGGTGGCAAGGATGTGCCGCCGGCCGAGGATCAGCGGGCCTGGCGCCTGGCGGAGTAG
- a CDS encoding TraB/GumN family protein yields the protein MNGFRRVVAAVLLLGLLVCTPAIARPALWVVRGDLGTVYLFGTVHLMPSDANWSSPELDKALEASQRLSIELIDDDAANMQAQVLKYGFSADGTLSSKLSLRDRDRLAKAADAARVPGGIATLDHMRPWLAAVTLSIAPLVQAGMDPALGVDRTLRKRMEAAGKPVDGLESAEQQLSMFANLSETLQLDFLRQTFDEVDQGPKKLRELIDAWRRGDVDTIAKIEDEDIRALSPELYEALLVNRNKAWAKTLATRLHEPGVSFVAVGAGHLAGPESVQKQLEKLGFTVQRL from the coding sequence TTGAACGGTTTTCGTCGTGTCGTCGCAGCGGTCCTGCTGCTTGGCCTGCTGGTTTGCACGCCCGCCATCGCCCGCCCCGCCCTTTGGGTGGTTCGGGGTGACCTGGGGACGGTCTACCTGTTCGGCACCGTGCACCTGATGCCCAGCGATGCCAACTGGTCGTCACCGGAACTGGACAAGGCGCTGGAGGCGAGCCAGCGCCTGAGTATCGAGTTGATCGACGACGACGCGGCCAACATGCAGGCGCAAGTGCTGAAGTACGGTTTTAGCGCCGACGGAACCTTGTCGAGCAAGCTCAGCCTGCGTGACCGCGATCGCCTGGCCAAAGCCGCCGATGCCGCACGGGTCCCGGGTGGGATCGCTACGCTCGACCACATGCGCCCCTGGCTGGCTGCCGTGACACTGAGCATCGCTCCGCTGGTTCAGGCGGGCATGGATCCGGCTTTGGGCGTCGACCGAACCTTGCGCAAACGCATGGAGGCCGCAGGCAAGCCGGTCGACGGACTGGAAAGCGCAGAGCAACAGTTGAGCATGTTTGCGAATCTCTCCGAAACGCTTCAACTGGACTTCCTGCGACAGACCTTCGACGAAGTCGACCAGGGCCCGAAGAAACTGCGCGAACTCATCGATGCGTGGCGTCGCGGCGACGTGGATACCATCGCGAAGATTGAAGACGAGGACATTCGCGCCCTCAGCCCCGAGCTCTATGAGGCGCTGCTGGTCAACCGCAACAAGGCCTGGGCAAAGACGCTGGCCACCCGCCTGCACGAACCCGGCGTGTCGTTTGTTGCGGTAGGTGCAGGCCATCTCGCCGGCCCGGAAAGCGTGCAGAAGCAACTGGAGAAGCTCGGTTTCACTGTCCAGCGGCTTTGA
- a CDS encoding proline iminopeptidase-family hydrolase produces the protein MKRWLGWCAAVAALAFGMTTSAQDAAHAPASSYFDNQGRDDVLSGGVKMITLDTPKGKFRVWTKRVGNNPKLKLLLLHGGPGATHEYFEAFDSFMPAAGVEYYYYDQLGSAYSDQPKDTSLWTTERYVEEVEQVRKALHLDKDNFCLLGHSWGGILAMEYALKYQQNLKCLIISNMVDSIPAYNAYATKVLIPSMDPKQVAEVKKLEATGHTSDPRYMEILGPMHYEKHVLRMPEAQWPEPVQRSFAHINEQIYVLMQGPSELGASGRLVQWDRSKDLHKITVPTLVIGAQFDTMDPAYMASMAKKLPKGQFLLCPKGSHMAMYDDQQTYFTGLVKFLHGVEAGTPPAH, from the coding sequence ATGAAGCGCTGGCTTGGTTGGTGTGCGGCAGTGGCCGCATTGGCTTTCGGCATGACGACAAGTGCCCAGGATGCCGCGCACGCGCCGGCATCGTCCTACTTTGACAACCAGGGCCGCGACGACGTCCTGAGCGGCGGCGTCAAGATGATCACCCTCGATACGCCCAAGGGAAAGTTCCGCGTCTGGACGAAACGCGTCGGCAACAACCCCAAACTCAAGTTGCTCCTGCTTCACGGCGGCCCGGGCGCGACGCACGAGTATTTCGAGGCATTCGACAGCTTCATGCCGGCGGCGGGCGTCGAGTACTACTACTACGACCAGCTCGGCTCGGCCTACAGCGACCAGCCCAAGGACACGTCCTTGTGGACGACGGAGCGCTACGTCGAGGAAGTCGAACAGGTGCGCAAGGCGCTCCACCTGGACAAGGACAATTTCTGCCTGCTTGGCCATTCCTGGGGCGGCATCCTCGCCATGGAGTACGCGCTCAAGTACCAGCAGAACCTGAAGTGCCTGATCATCTCCAACATGGTCGATTCGATTCCGGCTTACAACGCATACGCAACCAAGGTGCTGATCCCTTCGATGGATCCCAAACAGGTTGCCGAAGTGAAAAAGCTTGAAGCCACCGGCCATACGAGTGATCCCCGCTACATGGAAATCCTCGGCCCCATGCACTACGAAAAGCACGTATTGCGCATGCCCGAGGCGCAGTGGCCAGAGCCGGTGCAGCGTTCATTTGCCCATATCAACGAGCAGATCTACGTGCTCATGCAGGGGCCGAGCGAACTGGGCGCCAGCGGTCGCCTGGTGCAGTGGGACCGCAGCAAGGACCTTCACAAGATCACCGTCCCCACGCTGGTGATCGGCGCGCAGTTCGACACCATGGACCCGGCTTACATGGCGTCGATGGCGAAGAAACTGCCAAAGGGCCAGTTCCTGCTTTGTCCCAAGGGCAGTCACATGGCGATGTACGACGACCAGCAGACGTACTTCACCGGTCTGGTGAAGTTCCTGCATGGCGTCGAGGCCGGTACGCCGCCGGCACACTGA
- the cfa gene encoding cyclopropane fatty acyl phospholipid synthase gives MSRDSLKQRATALLEHAGIHIDGHAATDMRVHDDRLYARVFAHGSLGLGEGYMEGWWDADDLPGLFTLLLSSHIDRELKTLDTLLAHLKARFVNLQRGDNAFEIGRTHYDLGNDLFQAMLGKRLVYSCGYWANADNVDDAQVAKLDLICRKLRLLPGQRVLDIGCGWGEALKYAAEKYGIEGVGVTVSQEQAEYARTLCAGLPIEIRLQDYRDIDDTFDAILSIGMFEHVGALNYRTYFETARRCLTDDGLFVLHSIGSNSAPSRPDPWIEKYIFPNSMIPSGQQVAEAIQDLFVMEDWHNFGADYDRTLLAWRANFDAAWPQLSARYDDAFRRMWQFYLSVSSAVFRSRRDQLWQLTLSPHGVPGGYRVPR, from the coding sequence ATGAGCCGGGATTCTCTGAAGCAACGCGCCACCGCACTGCTCGAACACGCCGGCATCCACATCGACGGCCATGCCGCCACCGACATGCGCGTACACGATGATCGCCTGTACGCGCGCGTCTTTGCCCATGGCTCGCTCGGCCTGGGCGAGGGCTACATGGAAGGCTGGTGGGATGCGGATGACCTGCCGGGCCTGTTTACCCTGCTGCTGTCATCGCATATCGATCGGGAACTGAAGACGCTCGACACCCTGCTGGCACATCTGAAGGCTCGCTTCGTCAATCTTCAGCGTGGCGACAACGCGTTCGAGATCGGCCGCACGCATTACGACCTGGGCAACGATCTGTTCCAGGCCATGCTGGGCAAGCGCCTCGTGTACTCCTGCGGTTACTGGGCCAACGCCGATAATGTGGATGACGCCCAGGTCGCCAAGCTCGATCTGATCTGCCGCAAACTTCGCCTGCTCCCCGGCCAGCGCGTGCTCGACATCGGTTGTGGCTGGGGCGAGGCGCTCAAGTACGCCGCAGAGAAATACGGCATCGAAGGTGTCGGCGTGACTGTCTCCCAGGAGCAGGCTGAGTACGCGCGGACGCTTTGCGCCGGCCTTCCCATCGAGATACGCCTGCAGGATTATCGCGACATCGATGACACCTTCGATGCCATTTTATCGATCGGCATGTTCGAACACGTCGGCGCACTCAACTACCGCACCTACTTCGAAACCGCCCGTCGCTGCCTTACCGACGATGGCCTGTTCGTTCTGCATTCGATCGGCAGCAACAGCGCCCCCTCGCGGCCGGACCCCTGGATCGAGAAGTACATCTTCCCCAACTCGATGATTCCTTCCGGCCAACAGGTCGCCGAGGCGATCCAGGACCTGTTCGTGATGGAGGACTGGCATAACTTCGGTGCCGACTACGACCGTACGCTGTTGGCGTGGCGAGCTAACTTTGACGCGGCGTGGCCGCAGTTGTCGGCCCGGTACGACGATGCCTTCCGGCGCATGTGGCAGTTCTATCTGTCGGTGTCCTCCGCGGTATTCCGCAGCCGCCGTGACCAGCTGTGGCAGCTGACGCTTAGCCCCCACGGCGTACCGGGTGGTTACCGCGTACCGCGCTAG
- a CDS encoding DUF190 domain-containing protein: MTPQHGQLLSIYCHVRARHDGVLVYEWLLELARRMHIGGGSAFRAIAGFGRHQKLREEQFFDLADDLPVKVEFLVTDELASALLDAIRAAGVDVVYASATASFGSTSQKT, from the coding sequence ATGACCCCACAACACGGTCAGCTGCTCAGCATCTATTGCCACGTACGCGCGCGCCACGACGGCGTCCTCGTCTACGAATGGTTGCTGGAACTTGCACGTCGCATGCACATCGGCGGCGGCTCCGCGTTCCGCGCCATCGCAGGATTCGGGCGACACCAGAAGCTGCGCGAAGAGCAGTTCTTTGACCTCGCCGACGACTTGCCGGTCAAGGTTGAATTCCTGGTCACCGACGAACTGGCGTCAGCCTTGCTCGACGCGATTCGCGCCGCGGGCGTCGACGTCGTGTATGCATCTGCAACGGCAAGCTTCGGGAGCACCAGTCAGAAAACTTGA
- the crcB gene encoding fluoride efflux transporter CrcB — MGYTGFILIGIGGAMGCWLRWVLGLLFNPLFPTLPLGTLAANLVGGFLMGCVLGIFDHYQTLPAELRLFMATGFLGGLTTFSTFSAEATTLLLRQQYLWFGGHVAVHLIGSIALTIAGIALTRALLHA, encoded by the coding sequence GTGGGCTATACCGGATTCATCCTCATTGGCATTGGCGGCGCCATGGGATGCTGGCTGCGCTGGGTGCTCGGCCTGCTCTTCAACCCGCTCTTTCCCACCCTGCCCCTGGGCACGCTCGCCGCCAACCTCGTCGGCGGCTTCCTGATGGGCTGCGTGCTGGGCATTTTCGATCACTACCAGACGCTCCCGGCCGAGCTTCGGCTGTTCATGGCGACAGGATTCCTGGGCGGCCTGACGACGTTCTCCACCTTCTCCGCCGAGGCCACGACGCTGCTGTTGCGCCAGCAGTACCTGTGGTTCGGCGGTCACGTCGCCGTCCACCTGATCGGATCGATTGCCTTGACCATCGCCGGCATCGCGTTGACGCGTGCCTTGCTGCACGCCTGA
- a CDS encoding multidrug effflux MFS transporter: MPSQPRPVRRSLPWLLAGLSMIGPFSIDAVFPAFPLIGAAFGVDAAGLQQMISVYLLTYAVMSLFHGAISDAIGRKPVIVTGMLVYALASAGAAMSTSYTMLLTCRAIQGACAGAGLVVGRAIVRDSLEGAAAQQMMSRVMMIFGIAPVIAPMVGAQLLFLGGWHGIFWVLMGFTLFIAFALVTKLDETHPPEARTRFAPRALVAGYMVFGRDKPFWPLLVSCSVNFAGLFLYIASAPHIVRDLLHLTEQGFPWLFMPVVIGLVSGAWMSGRLASRRSVVYTVNLGYASMMTACVLHMGLALFLPEPRVPWSMLPLIIHGVGIQLAFPTLTLQLLDRFPHQRGGASSVQAFASLILCSLVAGVLSPLLSGRMLWLALGASTLTLIGWLAWRRYQRITLRPLDVPCEKPGVEEEFETEIAEPR; the protein is encoded by the coding sequence ATGCCCAGCCAACCCCGTCCGGTGCGGCGCAGCCTGCCCTGGCTGCTCGCGGGGCTATCCATGATCGGTCCGTTTTCGATCGACGCCGTATTCCCCGCGTTCCCGTTGATCGGTGCGGCCTTTGGCGTGGATGCGGCCGGCCTGCAGCAGATGATCAGCGTGTATCTGCTCACTTATGCCGTGATGAGCTTGTTCCATGGCGCGATCTCCGACGCCATCGGCCGCAAGCCGGTGATCGTGACGGGCATGCTGGTTTATGCGCTCGCGTCGGCGGGTGCGGCGATGTCCACCTCCTATACGATGCTGCTGACCTGTCGCGCCATCCAGGGGGCGTGCGCCGGTGCTGGCCTGGTCGTGGGGCGCGCCATCGTGCGCGACAGCCTGGAAGGCGCAGCGGCACAGCAGATGATGTCCCGCGTGATGATGATCTTTGGCATCGCGCCGGTGATCGCGCCCATGGTCGGCGCACAGCTGCTGTTCCTCGGCGGCTGGCACGGGATCTTCTGGGTGCTGATGGGCTTCACGCTGTTCATTGCGTTCGCCCTGGTCACCAAGCTGGACGAAACCCATCCACCGGAAGCGCGCACGCGGTTTGCGCCGCGGGCCCTGGTGGCCGGATACATGGTGTTCGGACGCGATAAGCCGTTCTGGCCGTTGCTGGTCTCGTGTTCGGTGAACTTCGCCGGTCTGTTTCTGTATATCGCCTCGGCGCCGCATATCGTCCGCGACCTGCTGCACCTGACCGAGCAGGGCTTTCCCTGGCTCTTCATGCCCGTGGTGATCGGCCTGGTCAGTGGCGCCTGGATGTCCGGTCGGCTGGCCAGCCGGCGCAGCGTGGTCTACACGGTGAATCTCGGCTACGCGTCGATGATGACGGCCTGCGTGCTCCACATGGGCCTGGCGTTGTTCCTGCCCGAGCCCCGGGTGCCGTGGTCGATGTTGCCTTTGATCATCCACGGCGTCGGCATCCAGCTGGCGTTCCCCACGCTCACGCTGCAGTTGCTGGATCGTTTTCCGCACCAGCGCGGCGGTGCGTCGTCGGTGCAGGCATTCGCCAGCCTGATTTTGTGCAGCCTGGTGGCGGGCGTGCTCTCGCCGCTGTTGTCCGGGCGCATGTTATGGCTGGCCCTCGGGGCGAGCACTTTGACACTGATCGGATGGCTGGCGTGGCGACGTTATCAGCGCATCACGCTGCGGCCGCTGGACGTCCCGTGTGAGAAGCCGGGCGTGGAAGAGGAGTTCGAGACGGAAATTGCCGAGCCGCGCTGA
- the minE gene encoding cell division topological specificity factor MinE → MGILDFLKRKPEPSATVAKERLRIIVAQERSTRGAPDYLPLLRNELLEVIKKYVHVDLDAISINVERDSGHEVLELSVALPEHQKPGAAAPAT, encoded by the coding sequence ATGGGTATTCTTGATTTCCTCAAGCGCAAGCCTGAGCCCAGCGCTACCGTGGCCAAGGAACGACTGCGCATCATCGTCGCGCAGGAGCGGTCCACGCGCGGCGCCCCGGACTACCTCCCGCTGCTCCGCAACGAGCTGCTCGAAGTGATCAAGAAGTATGTCCATGTCGACCTCGACGCGATCAGCATCAACGTCGAGCGCGACAGCGGACACGAGGTCCTCGAGCTGTCGGTCGCCCTGCCCGAGCACCAAAAGCCGGGCGCGGCCGCACCGGCCACCTGA